Proteins encoded in a region of the Hippocampus zosterae strain Florida chromosome 11, ASM2543408v3, whole genome shotgun sequence genome:
- the cfap36 gene encoding cilia- and flagella-associated protein 36, which translates to MAEDDSEWVVESIVGYLGSPEWVIPVTDFMEHKCTVFDDEDENKLVYTEIHQQYKKLVEKLLENYMQDVGINEQQFLDACTSPFAKSKTVQSVFQPVLATDDFQIFRSLMVQKNMELQLQALRVIKERNGALPDCLTDGDDVMTELQQQEMKILQEVLKKSKEEYEEEMSWRLLLDEERACSTSAGEAQDGVSAQVDKSDTNAHRAQTMHVKSAAAQSNQVNGKASEKAELKLAVASDVKRLEKSSSSSSSTQTSGGINLSVEPRVPPPVKAPISSEQAWLEEAHREAGFAQPYNELSASQQERLQQRASYLREQRDKLHALKKDRTAKQTAAPDRQTPCSPSLPAPPPPASEISTEERKKLQKRKHLADKLKEEVIKK; encoded by the exons ATGGCCGAGGACGACAGCGAGTGGGTCGTGGAGAGCATCGTGGGCTACCTGGGAAGTCCCGAGTGGGTAATCCCAGTCACGGATTTCATGGAGCACAAATGCACAG TgtttgatgatgaagatgaaaaTAAGTTAGTGTACACGGAAATCCATCAGCAGTATAAAAAGTTG gTTGAGAAGCTACTGGAGAATTACATGCAGGATGTGGGCATCAATGAGCAGCAGTTTTTGGATGCGTGCACCTCCCCTTTTGCCAAGTCCAAAACGGTGCAG TCTGTGTTCCAGCCAGTCCTGGCCACAGATGACTTCCAAATTTTTCGCTCGCTGATGGTCCAAAAGAACATGGAGCTGCAGCTTCAGGCTCTGCGGGTCATTAAAGAGAGGAACG GAGCGCTCCCCGATTGCTTGACTGATGGTGACGACGTGATGACAGAGCTGCAGCAGCAAGAGATGAAGATCCTGCAGGAGGTCCTCAA AAAGTCCAAAGAGGAGTACGAGGAGGAAATGTCATGGCGGTTGCTGCTGGATGAGGAGCGTGCGTGTTCGACGTCCGCCGGCGAAGCACAAGATGGCGTCTCTGCCCAG GTTGACAAGAGTGACACAAATGCCCACCGAGCACAAACGATGCATGTGAAGAGTGCAGCTGCGCAGTCCAATCAG GTCAACGGTAAAGCATCCGAAAAAGCCGAGCTCAAGTTGGCTGTCGCGTCAGATGTGAAGCGTTTAGAAAAAAGCAGCTCGTCGTCTTCTTCTACACAAACCTCTG GCGGGATCAATCTGAGTGTGGAGCCTCGAGTCCCGCCACCCGTGAAAGCGCCCATCAGCTCTGAGCAAGCCTGGCTGGAGGaggcacacagggaggccggcttTGCTCAGCCTTATAAT GAGCTGTCGGCGTCTCAGCAGGAGCGTCTCCAGCAGAGGGCGTCCTACTTGCGCGAGCAGCGCGACAAGTTGCACGCTCTCAAGAAAGACCGGACCGCCAAGCAGACCGCAGCCCCCGACCGGCAGACACCTTGCTCTCCTTCCTTGCCcgcgcctcctcctcctgcctcc GAGATTTCGACGGAGGAGCGCAAGAAGCTGCAGAAGAGAAAGCACCTGGCCGACAAGCTGAAAGAGGAAGTCATCAAGAAATGA
- the scdb gene encoding stearoyl-CoA desaturase b → MPESSPHGKSTNSSTEDVFADTYTEKGGPGPVRTLVWRNIWLMVMLHAGALYGVRLIPTACALTLAWTAACFFFSALGVTAGAHRLWSHRSYKASPALRVFLALANSMAFQNDIYEWARDHRVHHKYSETDADPHNAKRGFFFAHVGWLLVRKHPDVAEKGRKVELSDLKADEVVMFQRRHYKLSVLILCFLVPMLVPWYFWGESLLVGYFLPVLLRYTVGLNATWLVNSAAHMWGNRPYDHTINPRENRIVAFSAIGEGFHNYHHTFPFDYATSEFGCRLNLTTAFIDLMCFLRLACERRSASKEMIAARVQRTGDGSIKSG, encoded by the exons ATGCCCGAGAGTAGCCCTCATGGCAAGAGCACTAACAGTTCGACGGAGGATGTGTTTGCTGACACCTACACGGAGAAAGGAGGTCCCGGCCCCGTCAGGACGTTGGTGTGGAGGAACATCTGGCTCATGGTTATGCTGCATGCCGGCGCTCTCTACGGAGTCCGCCTCATCCCGACCGCTTGTGCACTCACGCTCGCCTGGA CTGCCGCGTGCTTCTTCTTCAGTGCCCTGGGCGTGACGGCGGGTGCGCACAGGTTATGGAGCCACAGATCCTACAAGGCTTCGCCGGCCCTCAGGGTCTTCCTGGCTCTTGCAAACTCAATGGCCTTCCAG AACGACATTTACGAGTGGGCGAGGGACCACCGCGTCCATCACAAATATTCGGAGACGGACGCTGACCCGCACAATGCAAAACGGGGCTTCTTCTTCGCCCACGTTGGCTGGCTCCTGGTTCGCAAGCACCCCGACGTCGCGGAGAAGGGCCGAAAAGTGGAGCTGTCTGACCTGAAAGCCGATGAAGTGGTCATGTTCCAAAGACG gCACTACAAACTCTCCGTGTTGATCCTGTGCTTCCTGGTGCCCATGTTGGTGCCCTGGTACTTCTGGGGCGAGTCCCTCCTGGTGGGCTACTTCCTGCCCGTGTTGCTGCGGTACACCGTCGGGCTCAACGCCACCTGGCTGGTCAACAGCGCCGCGCACATGTGGGGCAACAGGCCGTACGACCACACCATCAACCCCAGGGAGAACAGGATCGTCGCCTTCAGTGCCATAG GCGAAGGCTTCCACAACTACCACCACACGTTCCCCTTCGACTACGCCACCAGCGAATTCGGCTGCAGGCTCAACCTCACCACCGCCTTCATCGACCTCATGTGCTTCCTGCGCCTGGCCTGCGAGCGGCGGTCGGCGTCCAAGGAGATGATAGCGGCCCGCGTGCAGCGGACGGGTGACGGCAGCATTAAAAGTGGCTGA